A region from the Bacillus sp. Marseille-P3661 genome encodes:
- a CDS encoding DUF5655 domain-containing protein has product MEEKQDELFLNKAPNVFEIYSKILDLLKEIGPFEIELKKTSIHLLNKSSFGGVHPKKKWLNFNLVSNHHIEHEKITKIEQVSKNRFHNNFRFNSVDDLNQEFLILLKQSYQLMG; this is encoded by the coding sequence ATAGAAGAGAAGCAAGATGAATTATTCTTAAATAAGGCACCTAATGTTTTTGAAATATATTCAAAAATCCTCGATTTATTAAAAGAAATAGGACCTTTTGAAATTGAGTTAAAAAAGACTTCTATTCATCTTTTGAATAAATCTTCCTTTGGAGGAGTTCATCCAAAAAAGAAATGGTTAAATTTTAATTTAGTATCAAACCATCACATTGAACACGAGAAAATTACTAAAATTGAACAAGTTTCCAAAAACAGATTTCACAATAACTTTAGATTCAATAGTGTGGATGACCTCAATCAAGAGTTTTTAATTCTTTTAAAACAATCATATCAATTGATGGGTTAG
- a CDS encoding CBO0543 family protein has product MIIWLILLFFKNEVFLLVNLFIVTVILVLLVALKMPRKRTRHELLATIQFALLMNFVTDLYLDLKYKLYWYFDKEQIEWRYLAVAIGEIAVLVIIFNYFPLKSNVIKKFIYILGWTCILVLLELYAVYIRVLHYGEWNIIYSAVVYFISMYILYFLLDYTADRREAR; this is encoded by the coding sequence ATGATAATATGGTTGATATTGTTGTTTTTTAAAAACGAGGTGTTCCTCTTGGTGAATCTATTTATAGTGACAGTTATATTAGTTCTTTTAGTTGCCCTCAAAATGCCCAGAAAACGAACTAGGCACGAGTTACTAGCTACAATACAGTTTGCATTGTTAATGAATTTTGTAACTGATTTGTATCTTGATTTAAAGTACAAACTTTACTGGTATTTTGATAAAGAACAAATAGAGTGGAGGTACCTAGCCGTAGCCATTGGTGAGATTGCTGTACTGGTTATTATTTTTAATTATTTTCCCCTGAAATCTAATGTCATTAAGAAATTTATATATATATTGGGATGGACCTGCATTCTTGTATTACTTGAATTGTATGCAGTCTATATTAGAGTTTTACATTATGGTGAATGGAATATAATCTATTCGGCGGTGGTTTACTTTATTTCAATGTACATTCTTTATTTCTTATTAGACTACACGGCGGATAGAAGAGAAGCAAGATGA